The following proteins are co-located in the Bosea sp. AS-1 genome:
- a CDS encoding SDR family oxidoreductase, producing the protein MAEIALVTGGARRIGRAIVERLAGAGFAVAIHHGSHRDEAEELVQRLAASGATVAAFEADLADADSVQELLPSVEAALGPVTLLVNNAASFVVDDVRALDIATWDRQFAVNLRAPSLLAGAMANRLPADRDGAIVNIVDQRVWKLTPQYYSYTLTKAALLAATTTLAQALAPRIRVNAVGPGPTFPNPHDGTRLLEREAAGTLLGHRIDAKEIAEAVLYLARARSVTGQMIAVDAGQHLGWRTPDIVD; encoded by the coding sequence ATGGCTGAGATCGCGCTGGTCACGGGCGGGGCACGGCGAATCGGGCGCGCCATCGTCGAGCGGCTGGCGGGAGCGGGCTTCGCCGTCGCGATCCACCACGGCAGTCATCGCGACGAAGCCGAGGAGCTCGTGCAGCGCCTGGCCGCATCCGGCGCGACCGTGGCCGCCTTCGAGGCAGATCTGGCGGATGCCGATTCCGTTCAGGAGCTGCTGCCCTCGGTCGAGGCCGCGCTCGGCCCCGTGACGCTGCTGGTCAACAATGCCGCAAGTTTCGTTGTCGACGACGTCCGCGCGCTCGACATCGCAACCTGGGATCGTCAGTTCGCCGTCAATCTGCGGGCACCGTCCCTGCTGGCCGGTGCCATGGCCAACCGCCTGCCGGCAGATCGCGACGGCGCCATCGTCAACATCGTCGACCAGCGCGTCTGGAAGCTGACGCCGCAATATTATTCCTACACCCTGACCAAAGCTGCCCTGCTCGCCGCTACGACCACGCTCGCCCAGGCGTTGGCGCCACGCATCCGGGTCAACGCCGTTGGTCCCGGCCCGACTTTCCCCAACCCGCATGACGGCACGCGGCTGCTCGAACGCGAGGCTGCAGGCACGTTGCTCGGCCACCGGATCGACGCGAAGGAGATCGCCGAAGCCGTGCTCTACCTCGCACGCGCCCGCTCGGTCACGGGGCAGATGATCGCCGTCGATGCCGGGCAGCATCTGGGGTGGCGCACACCCGACATCGTCGATTGA